ATGAGCAGATGGGCGATGCGGTTGTCCCGGTTCTCGGCCGCGGCCAGTTTCGACAGAGTGCGCATGGTGTTGAGGTACTGGCGCCGCTGTCTGTTGATGAGGGCGATCTGCTCGGCGAGACCGGTCTGCGGGGCGAGGGCGAGCTTCATGAAGAACTCGTCCCGCACCCGCGGCTCGTCCTCGGTCTCCTCGAACCAGGCGTGCAGCGCCTCCCGCCCGGCGTCGGTGAGGTGGTAGACCTTCTTGTTGGGTCGGCTGGACTGCTCGACGTCCTCGCCCTCGATCAGTCCCGACTTCTCGAGGCGGCCGAGGGTGACGTATATCTGGCCGACGTTCGGCTGAGGGTACGCGGAGCCCAGCAGTTGCTCAAGGTCTTGTTTCAGCTCGTAGCCGTGGGCCGGGCCGCGGGCGAGGAGTGCCAGGAGGGGCAGGCGCACTCGTGCTGTCCTCCTGTCTGCTCACAATGTGCTCCAGGCCCTAG
Above is a genomic segment from Streptomyces fodineus containing:
- a CDS encoding PadR family transcriptional regulator, whose product is MRLPLLALLARGPAHGYELKQDLEQLLGSAYPQPNVGQIYVTLGRLEKSGLIEGEDVEQSSRPNKKVYHLTDAGREALHAWFEETEDEPRVRDEFFMKLALAPQTGLAEQIALINRQRRQYLNTMRTLSKLAAAENRDNRIAHLLIEGAMLHLQADLDWLERCQEELE